One region of Streptomyces sp. NBC_00442 genomic DNA includes:
- a CDS encoding FecCD family ABC transporter permease: MNTTVVKPAVAPGVRVGGMSFVWRPRVVGVTLLLAAAAFFLFCLSLSLGDFPLPLSKVVASLFGGGAQVDHFVIMELRMPRALAGLVVGVALGVSGALTQSIARNPLASPDILGITGGAGAVAVFLVTVSGGAATAVVGSVGLSGAALLGGLATGLLVYFLAWRRGVDGFRLILIGISVSAVMQAITTWLLVTADIKDVARAQAWLVGSLDNRSWSDVWVALWGTLAVVVVVACVAFQFKPLHFGDDVAAGLGVRHALVRAVLLLCAVLLAGFAVSAAGPVPFVAMVAPQVAMRLTRHPTPPLIASAGVGAILLTGSDLVARTALPVTLPVGVVTAAIGGPFLIYLLVRANRR, from the coding sequence ATGAACACGACGGTGGTGAAGCCGGCGGTCGCGCCGGGTGTGCGGGTCGGCGGGATGTCGTTCGTCTGGCGTCCCAGGGTCGTGGGGGTCACGCTGCTCCTGGCGGCGGCGGCCTTCTTCCTGTTCTGTCTCTCCCTCTCCCTGGGGGACTTCCCCCTCCCGCTGTCCAAGGTGGTCGCCTCGCTCTTCGGCGGCGGTGCACAGGTCGACCACTTCGTCATCATGGAACTGCGCATGCCGCGGGCCCTGGCCGGCCTCGTCGTCGGCGTCGCCCTCGGGGTCTCGGGGGCGCTCACCCAGTCCATCGCCCGCAACCCGCTGGCCAGTCCGGACATCCTCGGGATCACCGGCGGCGCCGGCGCGGTCGCGGTGTTCCTGGTGACGGTGTCGGGCGGGGCCGCGACCGCCGTCGTCGGCTCCGTCGGCCTGTCAGGGGCCGCGCTCCTGGGCGGTCTCGCCACCGGGCTGCTCGTGTACTTCCTGGCGTGGCGGCGCGGTGTCGACGGTTTCCGGCTCATCCTCATCGGCATCTCGGTGAGCGCCGTGATGCAGGCGATCACGACCTGGCTGCTCGTCACCGCCGACATCAAGGACGTGGCCAGGGCGCAGGCGTGGCTGGTCGGCTCGCTGGACAACCGGTCGTGGAGCGACGTGTGGGTGGCGCTCTGGGGCACGCTCGCGGTCGTGGTCGTCGTGGCCTGCGTGGCCTTCCAGTTCAAGCCGCTGCACTTCGGTGACGACGTGGCCGCGGGCCTGGGCGTCCGGCACGCGCTGGTCCGCGCGGTCCTGCTGCTGTGCGCGGTCCTGCTCGCCGGGTTCGCCGTGAGCGCGGCGGGGCCCGTGCCGTTCGTGGCGATGGTCGCGCCGCAGGTGGCGATGCGTCTGACGAGGCATCCGACGCCGCCGCTGATCGCTTCCGCCGGAGTGGGTGCGATCCTGCTGACCGGCTCGGACCTCGTGGCCCGTACGGCACTGCCCGTCACCCTGCCCGTCGGCGTGGTCACCGCGGCGATCGGCGGCCCGTTCCTCATCTACCTCCTGGTGCGGGCGAATCGCCGTTAG
- a CDS encoding proline racemase family protein: MRTRHVYHAVDSHTEGMPTRVVTGGLGVVPGATMAERRLYFAEHLDHIRTLLMYEPRGHAAMSGAILQPPTRPDADYGVLFVEVSGLLPMCGHGTIGVATVLVETGMVPVTEPVTTVRLDTPAGLVSVDVRVEDGEARSVTLTNVPAFCPALDRKVRVAGLGTVTYDLAYGGNFYAFVELAALGLPFARDHKDELLAAGLAIMDAINAAEPPVHPENPEIAGVKHVYLAAPGSDATRSRHAMAIHPGWFDRSPCGTGTSARMAQLHARGELPLDRDFVNESFIGTRFTGRLVAETTAGPFPAVVPTVTGRAWITGTAQYFLDPADPFPEGFLL; encoded by the coding sequence ATGCGGACCCGACACGTCTACCACGCGGTCGACTCGCACACCGAGGGCATGCCGACCCGCGTCGTCACCGGCGGGCTCGGCGTCGTCCCCGGTGCCACGATGGCCGAGCGCCGGCTGTACTTCGCCGAGCACCTGGACCACATCCGTACGCTCCTGATGTACGAGCCGCGCGGTCACGCCGCGATGAGCGGGGCGATCCTCCAGCCCCCCACCCGGCCCGACGCGGACTACGGCGTCCTCTTCGTCGAGGTCTCCGGCCTCCTGCCGATGTGCGGGCACGGCACCATCGGGGTGGCGACCGTGCTGGTGGAGACCGGCATGGTCCCGGTCACCGAACCCGTCACCACCGTACGGCTCGACACTCCGGCCGGCCTGGTGAGCGTGGACGTGCGGGTGGAGGACGGCGAGGCGAGGTCCGTCACGCTGACCAACGTCCCCGCCTTCTGCCCCGCCCTCGACCGCAAGGTCCGCGTCGCGGGGCTCGGCACGGTCACCTACGACCTCGCGTACGGAGGCAACTTCTACGCCTTCGTCGAACTCGCAGCGCTCGGCCTGCCGTTCGCGCGAGACCACAAGGACGAGCTGCTCGCCGCCGGTCTGGCGATCATGGACGCCATCAACGCGGCCGAACCGCCCGTCCACCCCGAGAACCCGGAGATCGCCGGGGTGAAACACGTCTACCTCGCCGCTCCGGGCTCGGACGCGACGCGCTCGCGCCATGCCATGGCGATCCACCCGGGCTGGTTCGACCGCTCGCCGTGCGGCACCGGCACGTCCGCACGCATGGCGCAGCTGCACGCCCGCGGCGAGCTGCCCCTGGACCGCGACTTCGTCAACGAGTCCTTCATCGGTACACGGTTCACCGGACGGCTCGTCGCCGAGACGACGGCCGGCCCGTTCCCCGCCGTGGTCCCCACGGTGACCGGACGGGCGTGGATCACCGGCACGGCCCAGTACTTCCTTGACCCGGCCGACCCGTTCCCGGAGGGCTTCCTGCTGTGA
- a CDS encoding ABC transporter ATP-binding protein, with protein sequence MSATETSVTPATTLRTTGGREAARWVVANCRAMPWLSAATVFSTVAGAALQMLPVLLLARVVDAVVSGEPRSALLTTGVVMVAAALLGAAATAMSTYLIGRLGADLLAQLREGAVRAVLGMPVARVEQVGRGDVLSRVGDDVAVLSKGIRSAVPTVFSAGVLVAVATIGMFGLDWRLGLAGACALPAYALALRWYLPRSAPLYRRQRLAQADRAQALISGLNGIDTVRAYRLEGTFREKVADDSKRVRDHGIEVFRFFGRFVGRENRAEFIGLVLILVVGFVLLESGSASLGDVSAAPLVFHRLFTPLGAIMFTFDEAQKSGASLTRLVGVLTEPAAERLVGHADAAPRDGASYPVTVRGLTFSYPGADEPVLRDVALTIPAGGSLALVGATGAGKTTLAALIAGIETPGSGSVRIGPTDLADLDEVGARALVSVLTQETHVFSGPLADDLRLAAPGASDAELMDALRTVGADAWVEALPEGLYTAVGEGGERLDGMKVAHVALARLVLGRAPVVVLDESTAEAGSEGAAELERAVQAACAGRTTLFVAHRLTQAMAADRIAVLDAGQVVEQGTHEELVALGGRYARLWRAWREGS encoded by the coding sequence GTGAGCGCCACCGAAACGAGCGTCACCCCGGCCACCACCCTGCGCACCACCGGCGGCCGCGAGGCGGCCCGTTGGGTGGTGGCGAACTGCCGCGCGATGCCGTGGCTGTCGGCTGCCACCGTGTTCAGCACGGTGGCCGGGGCGGCGCTCCAGATGCTTCCGGTGCTGCTGCTGGCCCGGGTGGTCGACGCGGTGGTGTCGGGTGAACCGCGCTCCGCCCTGCTCACGACCGGGGTGGTGATGGTGGCCGCCGCGCTCCTCGGCGCGGCGGCCACCGCCATGTCCACCTATCTGATCGGGCGGCTCGGCGCCGACCTCCTCGCCCAGCTGCGCGAAGGCGCCGTGCGGGCCGTGCTCGGGATGCCCGTCGCCCGGGTCGAACAGGTGGGCCGCGGCGATGTGCTGTCCCGGGTGGGCGACGATGTGGCCGTCCTGTCCAAGGGCATCCGCTCGGCCGTCCCCACCGTGTTCTCCGCGGGCGTCCTCGTCGCCGTCGCCACGATCGGCATGTTCGGCCTCGACTGGCGGCTCGGTCTCGCCGGAGCCTGCGCGCTGCCCGCGTACGCGCTGGCCCTGCGCTGGTACCTGCCGCGCTCGGCCCCGCTCTACCGCAGGCAGCGGCTGGCCCAGGCCGATCGCGCGCAGGCGCTGATCAGCGGTCTGAACGGCATCGACACGGTGCGGGCGTACCGCCTGGAGGGCACGTTCCGCGAGAAGGTCGCCGACGACTCCAAGCGGGTACGGGACCACGGGATCGAGGTGTTCCGTTTCTTCGGACGGTTCGTCGGCCGGGAGAACCGCGCGGAGTTCATCGGCCTGGTGCTGATCCTCGTGGTCGGTTTCGTCCTCCTGGAGAGCGGTTCCGCGAGCCTCGGCGACGTGTCGGCGGCGCCGCTGGTCTTCCACCGTCTGTTCACGCCGCTCGGCGCGATCATGTTCACGTTCGACGAGGCGCAGAAGTCGGGCGCGAGCCTGACCCGGCTCGTCGGGGTGCTGACCGAGCCGGCGGCGGAGCGCCTGGTGGGCCACGCGGACGCGGCGCCGCGGGACGGCGCGTCGTACCCGGTGACGGTGCGGGGGCTGACGTTCTCCTACCCCGGGGCCGACGAGCCGGTCCTGCGGGACGTCGCCCTCACGATCCCGGCCGGCGGGTCACTGGCCCTGGTGGGTGCGACCGGTGCCGGCAAGACGACCCTCGCCGCGCTCATCGCCGGCATCGAGACGCCCGGCTCCGGTTCGGTGCGGATCGGGCCGACCGATCTCGCGGATCTGGACGAGGTCGGCGCGCGGGCACTGGTGAGCGTCCTCACCCAGGAGACCCACGTGTTCTCCGGCCCGCTCGCCGACGACCTGCGCCTGGCCGCACCGGGGGCGAGCGATGCCGAACTCATGGACGCGCTGCGCACGGTGGGCGCCGACGCGTGGGTCGAGGCGCTGCCCGAGGGGCTGTACACGGCGGTCGGCGAAGGCGGTGAGCGGCTCGACGGCATGAAGGTCGCCCATGTCGCCCTGGCCCGGCTCGTGCTGGGCAGGGCGCCGGTGGTGGTGCTCGACGAGTCGACGGCCGAGGCGGGCAGCGAGGGCGCCGCCGAACTGGAACGCGCCGTCCAGGCCGCCTGTGCGGGCCGCACCACCCTGTTCGTGGCCCACCGGCTGACCCAGGCGATGGCCGCCGACCGGATCGCCGTCCTTGACGCGGGACAGGTCGTCGAGCAGGGCACACACGAGGAGTTGGTGGCCCTGGGCGGCCGCTATGCCCGGCTCTGGAGGGCCTGGCGCGAGGGTAGTTAG
- a CDS encoding lysine N(6)-hydroxylase/L-ornithine N(5)-oxygenase family protein, which yields MSQALPGDAPVIHDLIGIGFGPSNVAMAIALSEHNARVGRQEAVTAHFFEQQPDFGWHRGMLIDDATMQVSFMKDLVTLRNPTSEYSFLCYLQSKGRLIDFVNHKNLFPLRVEFHDYFEWAAAKVDDMVSYGHRVVSVEPVLRDGVVEYVDVTARSGDEVVVHRARNLVVGTGLRPVMPEGIGRTDRVWHNSDLLKKVDALEGTEPRRFVVVGAGQSAAENVAYLHRRFPEAEVCAVFSRYGYSPADDSSFANRIFDPQAVDEYFTAPEDVKRRLMDYHGNTNYSVVDIDLIDDLYRQAYQEKVMGEERLRFLNVSRLTGVEESPDGVRATVTSLVTGEESVVDADVVVCATGYLQADGLALLGDVAGLCRRDEQGRVRMERDYRVATDPELRCGIYLQGGTEHTHGITSSLLSNTAIRVGEILDSILDRAPDGVAGAAWSVADRADGAVGQPAR from the coding sequence ATGTCACAGGCTCTTCCTGGCGACGCTCCGGTGATCCACGATCTGATCGGCATCGGTTTCGGCCCGTCGAACGTGGCGATGGCGATCGCGCTGAGCGAGCACAACGCGCGCGTCGGAAGGCAGGAGGCGGTCACCGCTCACTTCTTCGAGCAGCAGCCGGACTTCGGGTGGCACCGCGGCATGCTCATCGACGACGCGACGATGCAGGTGTCGTTCATGAAGGACCTGGTGACGCTGCGGAACCCCACCAGCGAGTACAGCTTCCTCTGCTATCTCCAGAGCAAGGGGCGCCTGATCGACTTCGTCAACCACAAGAACCTCTTCCCGCTCCGGGTCGAGTTCCACGACTACTTCGAGTGGGCCGCGGCGAAGGTCGACGACATGGTCTCCTACGGCCACCGGGTCGTCTCCGTCGAACCCGTCCTGCGCGACGGCGTGGTGGAGTACGTCGACGTGACGGCCCGCTCGGGCGACGAGGTCGTCGTGCACCGCGCCCGCAACCTCGTCGTCGGCACCGGCCTCCGCCCCGTCATGCCGGAGGGCATCGGGCGCACCGACCGCGTCTGGCACAACTCGGACCTCCTGAAGAAGGTCGACGCCCTGGAGGGCACCGAGCCCCGGCGCTTCGTCGTCGTCGGCGCCGGCCAGAGCGCCGCGGAGAACGTCGCCTACCTCCACCGCCGCTTCCCCGAGGCCGAGGTCTGCGCGGTCTTCTCCCGCTACGGCTACAGCCCGGCGGACGACAGCAGCTTCGCCAACCGCATCTTCGACCCGCAGGCCGTGGACGAGTACTTCACGGCGCCGGAGGACGTCAAGCGGCGCCTGATGGACTATCACGGCAACACCAACTACTCCGTGGTGGACATCGACCTCATCGACGACCTGTACCGCCAGGCGTACCAGGAGAAGGTGATGGGCGAGGAGCGGCTGCGCTTCCTGAACGTCTCGCGCCTGACCGGTGTCGAGGAGTCGCCCGACGGGGTGCGCGCCACCGTCACCTCCCTGGTGACCGGCGAGGAGAGCGTGGTGGACGCCGACGTCGTCGTCTGCGCCACCGGGTACCTCCAGGCGGACGGGCTCGCTCTGCTCGGCGACGTCGCGGGGCTGTGCCGCCGTGACGAGCAGGGACGCGTGCGCATGGAGCGCGACTACCGCGTGGCGACCGACCCCGAACTGCGCTGCGGCATCTACCTGCAGGGCGGTACCGAGCACACCCACGGCATCACCTCCTCGCTGCTGTCCAACACCGCGATACGTGTGGGCGAGATCCTCGACTCGATCCTCGACCGCGCCCCGGACGGCGTGGCCGGCGCGGCGTGGTCCGTCGCCGACCGGGCCGACGGCGCCGTGGGCCAGCCGGCCCGCTAG
- a CDS encoding ABC transporter ATP-binding protein produces MAVEYMTGAGAGVADVPRLAARGVTVGYGDRTVIDALDVTIPSGVLTTIIGPNGCGKSTLLRTLTRLLKPTSGSVVLDGEDIARLKTREVAKRLGLLPQSPVAPEGLTVADLVARGRHPHQSWLRQWSSDDVSVVERALALTGISDLADRPVDSLSGGQRQRAWISMTLAQGTDLLLLDEPTTYLDLAHAIDVLDLVDDLHESGCTVVMVLHDLNLATRYSDNLIVMKAGSVLAQGHPREVVTSELLFEAFGLRARVVDDPVGERPLIVPIGRTHVPGLGG; encoded by the coding sequence ATGGCCGTTGAGTACATGACCGGGGCCGGGGCCGGGGTCGCCGATGTGCCGCGCCTCGCGGCCAGGGGCGTCACGGTCGGGTACGGCGACAGGACCGTCATCGACGCCCTCGACGTGACGATCCCGTCGGGCGTGCTGACGACGATCATCGGCCCCAACGGGTGCGGAAAATCAACCCTGTTGCGCACGTTGACGCGGTTGCTCAAGCCCACCTCGGGTTCCGTCGTCCTCGACGGCGAGGACATCGCCCGGCTCAAGACCCGCGAGGTGGCGAAGAGGCTCGGCCTGCTGCCGCAGTCGCCGGTGGCGCCCGAGGGCCTGACCGTGGCGGACCTCGTCGCCAGGGGCCGCCATCCGCACCAGAGCTGGCTGCGCCAGTGGTCCTCGGACGACGTGTCCGTCGTCGAGCGCGCGCTGGCCCTCACCGGGATCTCCGATCTGGCCGACCGGCCCGTCGACTCGCTCTCCGGGGGGCAGCGCCAGCGCGCCTGGATCTCGATGACGCTCGCTCAGGGCACCGACCTGCTGCTGCTCGACGAGCCCACCACCTATCTGGACCTCGCGCACGCCATCGACGTACTCGACCTGGTCGACGACCTGCACGAGTCGGGCTGCACGGTGGTCATGGTGCTGCACGACCTCAACCTGGCGACGCGCTACAGCGACAACCTCATCGTGATGAAGGCCGGTTCGGTCCTCGCGCAGGGCCACCCGCGCGAGGTGGTGACCTCCGAGCTGCTCTTCGAGGCGTTCGGCCTGCGGGCCCGGGTGGTCGACGACCCGGTGGGGGAGCGGCCGCTCATCGTGCCCATCGGCCGCACCCACGTGCCGGGCCTGGGCGGCTGA
- a CDS encoding iron-siderophore ABC transporter substrate-binding protein gives MLLDRTTRMKPWRRLAATAAAAALGVGLLAGCGSDASDSDKGDAANTPAASGAFPVTVEHAFGSTKIDKAPKRVVTVGYTDDQEVLAFGIKPVGMVDQYPNPSGRSPDVNTQWPWVKDKWGAAKPEVVMNNGDAGPNFEKIAALRPDLIVAVYSEIDKAAYDKLSQIAPTVGRTKTEKEPFSAPWQDNALQIAKALGKADEGKRMVEGIQDKLAGVKKAHPEFANQTAVALSWYKNSVTPFTTTDVRGQLLTGMGFKGQTEIDKIAGSNFSTQLSPERMDLVDVDRVFAINDKADTDALKKDKLFSNLKVTKAGKVSYLLDSEGPAAGAAMSQATLLSLPYAIDQLVTSVG, from the coding sequence ATGCTCCTCGACCGAACGACACGTATGAAGCCCTGGCGGCGCCTGGCGGCGACCGCGGCCGCCGCGGCCCTCGGCGTCGGGCTTCTCGCGGGGTGCGGTTCCGACGCGTCGGACTCGGACAAGGGCGACGCCGCCAACACCCCCGCCGCCTCGGGGGCCTTCCCGGTCACGGTCGAGCACGCCTTCGGGTCCACGAAGATCGACAAGGCCCCCAAGCGGGTCGTGACGGTCGGCTACACCGACGACCAGGAAGTCCTCGCGTTCGGCATCAAGCCCGTCGGCATGGTCGACCAGTACCCCAACCCCTCCGGCCGGAGCCCCGACGTCAACACGCAGTGGCCCTGGGTCAAGGACAAGTGGGGCGCCGCCAAGCCCGAGGTCGTCATGAACAACGGTGACGCCGGGCCCAACTTCGAGAAGATCGCGGCCCTGCGCCCCGATCTGATCGTCGCGGTCTACTCCGAGATCGACAAGGCGGCGTACGACAAGCTGTCGCAGATCGCCCCGACGGTCGGCCGCACCAAGACCGAGAAGGAGCCGTTCAGCGCTCCCTGGCAGGACAACGCCCTCCAGATCGCGAAGGCGCTCGGCAAGGCCGACGAGGGCAAGCGAATGGTCGAGGGCATCCAGGACAAGCTCGCCGGAGTGAAGAAGGCGCACCCCGAATTCGCCAACCAGACCGCCGTCGCGCTGTCCTGGTACAAGAACTCGGTCACGCCGTTCACCACCACCGACGTACGCGGCCAGCTCCTGACCGGCATGGGCTTCAAGGGCCAGACCGAGATCGACAAGATCGCCGGCTCCAACTTCTCCACGCAGCTCTCCCCGGAGCGCATGGACCTCGTCGACGTGGACCGTGTCTTCGCCATCAACGACAAGGCCGACACGGACGCCCTGAAGAAGGACAAGCTCTTCTCCAACCTGAAGGTCACCAAGGCCGGCAAGGTGTCCTACCTCCTGGACAGCGAGGGCCCGGCGGCCGGCGCGGCGATGTCGCAGGCCACGCTGCTCTCCCTGCCGTACGCGATCGACCAGCTCGTCACGTCGGTCGGCTAG
- a CDS encoding dihydrodipicolinate synthase family protein, whose translation MTSAAPRRPRPWHGILVATALPLRRDLSVDFTAYAQHVRWLIESGSDGVVPNGSLGEYQTLTDDERERVVHTAVEAAGDGKRVMAGVAAYGSAESRRWAERAAAAGAGSVLLLPPNAYRADERSVRAHYAEVAKAGLPVVAYNNPYDTKVDLTPALLARLHADGSIVAVKEFSGDVRRAYEIAELAPDLDLLAGADDVLLELATAGAVGWIAGYPNALPRACSRLYHAAVAGDLATALPLYRALHPLLRWDSKTEFIQAIKLSMDLAGRPGGPTRPPREPLTAEQDAVVRAATEKALAEGHN comes from the coding sequence ATGACGTCAGCAGCACCTCGCCGCCCGCGCCCCTGGCACGGAATCCTCGTCGCGACCGCGCTGCCCCTGCGCCGCGATCTCTCCGTCGACTTCACCGCCTACGCCCAGCACGTGCGCTGGCTGATCGAGAGCGGCAGCGACGGAGTCGTGCCGAACGGCTCGCTCGGCGAATACCAGACCCTCACCGACGACGAGCGCGAACGCGTCGTGCACACGGCCGTCGAGGCCGCGGGCGACGGCAAGCGCGTCATGGCCGGCGTGGCGGCGTACGGCAGCGCCGAGTCGCGCCGCTGGGCGGAGCGGGCCGCGGCCGCGGGGGCGGGCTCCGTGCTGCTGCTCCCGCCCAACGCCTATCGCGCCGACGAGCGTTCCGTCCGGGCCCACTACGCCGAAGTCGCCAAGGCGGGCCTGCCCGTCGTCGCCTACAACAACCCGTACGACACGAAGGTGGACCTGACGCCCGCCCTCCTCGCCCGCCTGCACGCCGACGGCAGCATCGTCGCCGTCAAGGAGTTCAGCGGGGATGTGCGCAGGGCGTACGAGATCGCTGAACTCGCCCCGGATCTCGACCTGTTGGCCGGCGCCGACGACGTCCTGCTGGAACTCGCCACGGCGGGCGCCGTGGGCTGGATCGCGGGATATCCCAACGCGCTGCCCCGCGCCTGCTCCCGGCTCTACCACGCGGCCGTCGCCGGCGACCTCGCCACCGCGCTTCCCCTCTACCGGGCGCTGCACCCGCTGCTGCGCTGGGACTCCAAGACCGAGTTCATCCAGGCCATCAAGCTCTCCATGGACCTGGCCGGCCGGCCGGGCGGCCCCACCCGTCCGCCCAGGGAGCCGCTGACGGCCGAGCAGGACGCGGTGGTGCGCGCCGCCACCGAGAAGGCGCTCGCCGAAGGTCACAACTAG
- a CDS encoding methionyl-tRNA formyltransferase, producing the protein MRVVMFGYQTWGHRTLKALLDSEHDVVMVVTHPKSEHAYEKIWSDSVAELAEEHGVPVVIRNRPDDEELFQLLKEADPDIIVANNWRTWIPPRIYTLPKHGTLNVHDSLLPKYAGFSPLIWAVINGESEVGVTAHMMDEVLDAGDIVRQEAVAVGPRDTATDLFHKTVDLIAPVTIGALGLIASGQTEFTRQDRTQASFFHKRAEEDIRINWDWPAEVLERLVRAQSAPYPAAFTFHRGKRLEVLSAFVSEGRYGGTPGRVFYREGDGVVIVAGADARTGRNHGLAITRVRTEDGQELPAAEYFTSMGGYLTARP; encoded by the coding sequence ATGCGGGTCGTCATGTTCGGTTATCAGACCTGGGGCCATCGCACCCTGAAGGCGCTCCTGGACTCCGAGCACGACGTCGTGATGGTCGTGACGCACCCCAAGAGCGAGCACGCCTACGAGAAGATCTGGAGCGACTCGGTCGCCGAACTCGCCGAAGAACACGGCGTTCCGGTCGTCATCCGCAACCGGCCCGACGACGAGGAGCTGTTCCAGCTGCTCAAGGAGGCGGACCCGGACATCATCGTCGCCAACAACTGGCGCACCTGGATACCGCCCCGCATCTACACGCTGCCGAAGCACGGCACCCTCAATGTGCACGACTCGCTGCTGCCCAAGTACGCCGGCTTCTCGCCGCTGATCTGGGCCGTCATCAACGGCGAGTCCGAAGTCGGCGTCACGGCGCACATGATGGACGAGGTGCTCGACGCCGGGGACATCGTGCGCCAGGAGGCCGTCGCCGTCGGTCCGCGGGACACCGCGACCGACCTCTTCCACAAGACGGTCGACCTGATCGCCCCGGTCACCATCGGCGCGCTCGGCCTCATCGCCTCCGGGCAGACGGAGTTCACCCGGCAGGACCGCACACAGGCCAGCTTCTTCCACAAGCGGGCCGAGGAGGACATCCGGATCAACTGGGACTGGCCGGCCGAGGTCCTGGAGCGCCTGGTCCGCGCGCAGTCCGCGCCGTATCCGGCCGCGTTCACCTTCCACCGGGGCAAGCGCCTCGAAGTGCTCTCGGCGTTCGTGTCCGAGGGCCGGTACGGCGGCACCCCCGGGCGCGTCTTCTACCGCGAGGGCGACGGCGTGGTGATCGTCGCCGGCGCCGACGCCCGCACGGGCCGCAACCACGGCCTGGCCATCACCCGGGTACGGACCGAGGACGGCCAGGAGCTGCCCGCCGCCGAGTACTTCACGTCGATGGGCGGCTACCTGACCGCACGCCCCTGA
- a CDS encoding FecCD family ABC transporter permease gives MGTTAVERPARSRIDGARQRRIGGLAAVVAVLVIASVLSIAVGARALTPGEVWHGLFAGGDHDQRATDIRLIVQTVRVPRTVLAIVAGIALGVGGALIQGFTRNPIADTGLLGVNTGASFAVVTAISVFGLSDPFQYLWFAFLGAALAGGVVFGLSSIGRGAGNPLTLALAGQGVTVFLAAMTTAVALSDKAALNALRFWNAGSVAGVPFRVIWPMTAFIVVGLVLALAILPSVNLLNLGDDVARGLGVNISMIRTAGIVAITLLAGAATAACGPIAFLGLMVAHMARYLAGPDYRWLVPYAGLLGAAVLLICDIVGRVVVRPGELDAGVLVALLGAPFFAVLVWRGKFKSA, from the coding sequence ATGGGCACGACTGCAGTGGAACGACCGGCGCGGTCCCGGATCGACGGGGCACGGCAACGGAGAATCGGGGGGCTCGCCGCCGTCGTCGCGGTCCTCGTGATCGCCTCGGTCCTCTCCATCGCCGTGGGCGCGCGGGCGCTGACCCCGGGCGAGGTGTGGCACGGCCTGTTCGCGGGCGGGGACCACGATCAGCGGGCGACGGACATCCGGCTCATCGTGCAGACCGTGCGGGTGCCCCGGACCGTCCTCGCGATCGTCGCGGGCATCGCGCTCGGCGTCGGCGGGGCGCTGATCCAGGGATTCACCCGCAACCCCATCGCCGACACCGGCCTGCTGGGCGTGAACACCGGCGCCTCGTTCGCCGTCGTGACGGCGATATCCGTCTTCGGGCTCAGCGACCCGTTCCAGTACCTGTGGTTCGCCTTCCTCGGTGCCGCGCTCGCCGGGGGCGTCGTGTTCGGCCTGTCCAGCATCGGCCGGGGCGCCGGAAACCCGCTCACCCTCGCCCTGGCGGGGCAGGGCGTCACGGTGTTCCTCGCGGCGATGACGACGGCGGTCGCCCTCTCGGACAAGGCGGCCCTGAACGCCCTGCGGTTCTGGAACGCCGGCTCGGTGGCCGGTGTCCCGTTCCGTGTCATCTGGCCGATGACCGCCTTCATCGTGGTCGGCCTCGTCCTGGCCCTGGCGATCCTGCCGTCCGTCAACCTGCTCAACCTGGGGGACGACGTGGCGCGCGGGCTCGGCGTGAACATCTCGATGATCCGGACCGCCGGCATCGTCGCCATCACTCTGCTCGCGGGCGCGGCGACGGCGGCGTGCGGTCCCATCGCCTTCCTCGGGCTGATGGTGGCGCACATGGCGCGGTACCTGGCGGGGCCCGACTACCGCTGGCTGGTGCCGTACGCGGGCCTGTTGGGCGCGGCCGTCCTTCTGATCTGCGACATCGTGGGGCGCGTCGTGGTGCGCCCGGGGGAGCTGGACGCGGGCGTCCTCGTCGCCCTCCTCGGCGCCCCCTTCTTCGCGGTCCTGGTGTGGCGGGGAAAGTTCAAGAGCGCATGA
- a CDS encoding RidA family protein has product MSLDRVNPAALSPATGFSHAVVATGSRLVFLAGQTALDGDGRVVGATLPDQFRTALTNLLAALAAAGGAPGDLARVTVYATDVADYRARARELGAIWRELAGRDYPAMAVIGAVRLWDSEALVELDGFAVLD; this is encoded by the coding sequence GTGAGCCTCGACCGCGTGAACCCCGCCGCCCTGTCCCCGGCGACCGGCTTCAGTCACGCCGTCGTCGCCACCGGGTCGCGCCTGGTGTTCCTCGCCGGGCAGACCGCGCTCGACGGCGACGGCAGGGTGGTGGGCGCCACGCTGCCCGACCAGTTCCGCACCGCGCTCACCAATCTCCTGGCGGCGCTCGCCGCGGCGGGGGGCGCCCCGGGCGATCTCGCCCGGGTCACCGTGTACGCCACCGACGTCGCGGACTACCGGGCGCGGGCGCGTGAACTGGGTGCGATCTGGCGGGAGTTGGCGGGGCGCGACTATCCCGCGATGGCCGTGATCGGCGCGGTCCGGCTCTGGGACAGCGAGGCCCTGGTGGAACTGGACGGGTTCGCCGTACTGGACTGA